TGATCAGTTATATATAGAGATTTGTGTTCTGTATAaaccaataaattaaatttttacagATTTTAGATTTTCGATATAGAAATCCTcgaataataatattaatataataatattgattTGACGTGACCTCCACGAATAACAAGGGTAATACTTTTTTTGAAGTAAAAAATGCTCAACACATCAAGGGTAGAGCAAAAATTTAATAGCAAAAGACAACTTAAAGTATACATCAATATTGGAAAACTCAAAAAGTAAAGAATCATCTAGTCATctttggcattgccatcaacaaccaAAAGATTCACCACCAAACCACTTGTCTAATAACATAAACGACCTATTTATAATTTCCACCACACCTGAAGCTTGATTATTGAAGACTCGACCATTTCTATCTAGCTAAATAGCGCAAAGGACAGCAAAAAATTCCACAAACCATCTCTTCCTCTCATATAACAAGGGTAATACTTATATATTGATTAGTGTCATATATAGCTAATACAACAGTAtccttattttataaaatataaaaattataattttcatTTCAGAAAATTAGTATATACTTTTGCCAATAAAGAAGAACCGCGTATAATTTGGAAGAATAGAGAGTGAGAGGCAGCACTTATCAGTATATATCTATATATGGCCACAATCATAATATTATAGCATATTCTAGCGACGATTCTGCAAGTAATTTAATACAAGGtcaaaacaaaagagagaaactATTGTTGTTCTGATCTGTGCTGTTTCTACATGCCTACatcctaataaaatttataattttgatCAGACAAAAGACCAATTGATGAACATGAAGCAGATACAGTGAGCCGTTTCTTCTTCATTCAAGACTTTCCATGCCACTGCTCTCTCATATGACACTGGCCTTCCCATGCTCGACAAACATATCCCACCTTGTATACACATGAAACCCTGCATCCACCAAAATCACGTTATCAATCAAGCAGAAGAAGCACTTGTTTCGACTTGTCAAGGCGCATTTTTATTGATTATGGTAGATATAGATATACCTGCTGCATTATCTGGGGGAACTCAGAGCAGAGAGTTTTCTTTCCATTGTCATCAAAGATCTTTTCAAGAGTGATGTCTTGAAGTGCAACCAAAGTTGTTTCTAGCATGTCAAGGCCAGCTTGATTTGCAAAAGTGAAAACAGGTAATGCCTGCCATCCAAATTCAAATATTTAAGAACTATTAAACACAATTTATTCAAACATGTCAAATCATTTAGTATGAATTAATTTCATATGAAAACAAATGCTCGTGAGTTTTCACTTCATATCAGAAATGGAAATCACTACCTTGAGAGAGCAGCACAAAACAGCATCAGTGTGATGCCAAAGAGATTTGAGAATGGGTTCACTGCCCTCACTCTTCAACAGTTCTACCCCAAGATAGAACCTAAAAAGAGTAACATACATCAATATAGAGCAGAGTCATTGAAGGTTCAAAATTGGTGAGTGTGGACACAAACCTATAGCTGCTAGAAATCCACCTAGCAAGTGTTTGTGCCTCAGGGGTACCAGGAGGCAAATGGAAAGCATTTTGAGAACCGAATCGCGACGGCGAAAGGGCTAGTGAAACCCTTTGAACAGATGCAATGATACTCCTAACATACTGCCTAGCCATGGTTGCAATGTTGTCCTGAAGATGGACTTCAAATGCAAACTGAAATGCAATTGTCATCACCGACTTTGTGCTCCCGGAATGGCTTGAATTTTCGCCGCCAGCTTTGCTCCCTGCTGTTCCAACTTCCAGCGCCGACGCCAGATCAAGCGTCCGGTTAGGACTAGCGGCATCCTGCAATATATGTATTTCAAAGAGGATCAAAATCATGAACCAATTTTTTCCCGGAACAGGACACTCATAGGTCTAAAATGAAACAAGACTTGCCGAGGTTGAATCGAGAGGTATGATGCGAAAGCCGGAAGGTAAAATTGGTGCGTCATCAGAAAAGGATGCATCAATGGGAGCAAATATGAGTTCTGCACTTGTGCCAACTGCATTCTCATCCACTCCACTGCAGAGCTGCTCACAAATGCAACCATATTAGCAAGCTTTTTAGCTATGGATaatcttaaattaaaaaacatattcaaatatatatatttcttacCTGCAAGAGGAAAACATCACAGGGTATAGTCATATCATCCCTATAGTAACccatgttttcaagcttaatcaCCTCCATGAACTGTAGTTTTAGATGTCCAAAATAGgcaataattaaattataatctTGAAGGAGACAAAATAAATGAGATAGTTATATCAAAATATGGAACAATAACTTACCTCTTCATGCTCAATTGTGTGAGCCAATGGAAGAATGACCTGACCCCCGAAACCGCCTGCTCGGACACCAGGCAAGTTACAGGGACCAGCTTTGATGGCGGCAGCCGAATAAGCGTCAATGCTGCTATCAGCCCACTCAGACCGGTGCTCCCGCAAGAATCTAAGAAGAATTGCTGGAGGGACATTCTACAAAGAGAGTTGAAAAGTTAGTTAAGGCACAATTCTCCGACACAATAACTTGTGATCTGAAATGATTAAGGTTTACCTGCAACAACATGGATGCTTTGGCACAAAGCACAGAACTGGTGACAGATGCGAATCCACCACCATTGTAGCCGAGGTTTGCTCCCATCATCTTGCTGGGTGATGAGTTCACAAGAAGCGTGACATCATCAATGCCATCACTCTCCAACAAGGACCACCCATCATCAGTAAAACCATTAACTGCTTCATTGAATCCCCTGCAAGACAAGGAAAATTCAAGTTTAATTAGTCAAGCACTTTCAAAGAAGCATAACCGTGAAGGAGGATTATACTAATAGGAACAAACTTGCTCAATCGCTGACTAAGCGCGCGTAGAGCCGCAGGCCTTCTTCCCCATCCTGACACACTTGGCTGAGAAACTTCTTGAGATATCTGCCTTAAATGCCGTAAAGCCTGCATGATTACAAACCAGTTAAGCAAAATTCCATCTGTTAATGACTAAAGAGAGAAACTCACTTGCAGTTGCGGTTCTTAATTATAACTTCACATGAAAACAACTGCATTTGAGTCTTTATTATGACTAAATTAATGGATATTTGTAAGCGGATGGAGTATTACCGCCATGGTTGTTCTTTGAGCAAGTAGCATTGACGACTCATAAAGTGGACGCAAAACTTCAGGTACACTCCATGGCTGGTGAGGAaggaagttagttagttgattgtcaattaccaagaacacagaacaaattaaagagaattTACATTTACATTTACATACCTCTAAGATTATGTGATCAACAATATGAATAATGGACCCTCCTCCTTCACAAGGCCTAATAAGATACCCACTTGGCATCATGTCTGCTCTAACAAAATGCTGCACTGCTGGCATAGCAGGACCGTTCTGAGTGTTGTTAAGTGATCTTTCACACACCTGAAATTGTCAAACACgtcaaaaataaaagtttattACATTCCAAAATATCCGTTACTATAAAACTGTGTGTGTTAATTAGTAACATACCACAAGACTACCATCCTCCAAAAGAGATGTGTAGCGCAGCAACCAGAAGTCACGGCCAGGTGCCAAGGTTGTTGGAGCATAcaactaaataaaaaacatgGCAGTGGTTGAAACAATGTGACTAAGTAGCAAATTGTTAAGACAATTATATCAGATAAGTATATAGCATACCTGCATGTAAAGAAGTTCAATGGTTCCTCCATTTCCCGTGGACATTACATTTAGAACATCCACGGTTCGGCAATCACGATACCATGATAACCGATCTTTGAGTATTTCTGCAACCTATATATACACACAAACACATGTATTCAGTAGGTATCAATGCTTCATCACCATTGATAGGAATAAGGAAGGACTTACCCTGGCAGGTTCTAGACCCACAAGGCCGCATGCACGTGCTGCCACTCCAGGGCAACCATGAGAAATAGCAACGATTCCAATGGAATCCGGACCAGGCTGCACCACCATGTTAACAAAGAAATTGTTACATTGTGTATATTATGCATTACTTAAGGAAAAATATATgccttatttttattaatgcaaaCGGTAGAAAAATTTGTGTATTCAACTTTATGGAAGAGGCAGAAGGAAAGTACAAAATGTTATGTTATTTAAGTGATTTGAGAGTTTTGAAACACAATAAATCAACCCTCCAAGATGTGTATCTTTTTTGTACGGAACTACAAGAATCATAATGATGGATTGTGGCTTCAAAATAGAATTGATGGTACGTCACAAAGATGCTGTTCAGATTAAGCTACATAACAAATAAAGAAATACATGCAGTACATCGTGCTACCTATTATTTACATGCAAAATCGCACGAATTTATATACAAGAGGGTAAggaagaaacaaataaacaaagcaAGCTGAGAGGATCAGAGGAAAGCAACGAAACATATAACAAAAGCATgagataatgatgatgatgatatatATGTGTCATGTGTCACACCAGAAATCAAATGAGCTAAAAAACAAGTTGCTTTGGTTATGGAGATGGAGATTAATTTAAAGGGTGCATGTACTTGTCACAAACggacagagagagagagagagagaaagagaagaagcaAAGAGAAAAGTAGTAACCTTCATCCCAGGCATTTGGACCCACTCCACAGCGGTTCCAGTGGCCTTTGATAGAAACTCTGCTAAAGTCTCCTCTGCAATCGACAAAAGTCTGAAAGACAAACAAAACCCAAAGCACTATGAAAGAATATTCCCATCAGTGTAGCCTTCTTCAGACAGAATATAAAACATACAGCAACATACCATCCAGACAAAACACCAACAACCACCCTTTAAGTCCTGAACTaccaaaatttataaaatttcaCTATACATCTAAAAaggcctttttttttttttatctaaaacaTATATATGAAGGGAAGATTTGGAATAACAATTAAGTTATTTCTATGAAATTTTAAGATTACAAGTTTaaaccatataaataattaccgatataattattaaatatattatatattatattttttagatatgaACTTTTTCTAGACTTGCGTTATGTGTTAATGCAAAATATTTATGCACTAAACTATTCCTTtatctaatatatatttataatattttacttattttttttataattagtcAAAAATAggttttcttaaattttttaaattatttagttaaatgtgatcttttattattcaatatttttttcacatattttttttaaattaagagaATTCATTTCACATACTTCAATTCACTGTTGCACTTACCCTGCAGGGCTTGCATCCCTTGGCGGATGCTGAGGTGTCAAGTTGCGCTGACCGCTTGTTACCACCGACTCACAGCTGGTGTCTGTGGTGGCAAGCGCCGCCTGCTGAAAAACACAAGAGAAATTAATCGAATTAGTGTCTTTAATTTGTGTAAGATGATAATAACAACAATACagatatactgaaaatgatgttTATATTAAAAAGGCAAGAActttaaagagaaaaaagaaagaaaaagagagtaGCTACAAGCTAGGTTAGTTTTCATTCAACCAAAGTTGTGAACAAAAGTAGCATGATTGGATTTTGTTTTAAGTATAGAAAAAGGGattgtttatttgttttaagAAAGATTTAGAATAGGATTACACAAGATATTGTTGATGTTGTAAGAATATAATACATACATTTTGTTGAGTATGTTGGCGGAAAAAGGTGTTCTCATAGACGAGGTGAGAGACTTGCTTCTGCAATCTGTCGTTTTCCTCCATCAGCAGT
This sequence is a window from Arachis stenosperma cultivar V10309 chromosome 10, arast.V10309.gnm1.PFL2, whole genome shotgun sequence. Protein-coding genes within it:
- the LOC130956153 gene encoding homeobox-leucine zipper protein ATHB-8, which produces MMAVSSGSKEGGGSKVMMDNGKYVRYTPEQVEALERLYHECPKPSSLRRQQLIRDCPILSNIEPKQIKVWFQNRRCREKQRKEASRLQAVNRKLTAMNKLLMEENDRLQKQVSHLVYENTFFRQHTQQNQAALATTDTSCESVVTSGQRNLTPQHPPRDASPAGLLSIAEETLAEFLSKATGTAVEWVQMPGMKPGPDSIGIVAISHGCPGVAARACGLVGLEPARVAEILKDRLSWYRDCRTVDVLNVMSTGNGGTIELLYMQLYAPTTLAPGRDFWLLRYTSLLEDGSLVVCERSLNNTQNGPAMPAVQHFVRADMMPSGYLIRPCEGGGSIIHIVDHIILEPWSVPEVLRPLYESSMLLAQRTTMAALRHLRQISQEVSQPSVSGWGRRPAALRALSQRLSKGFNEAVNGFTDDGWSLLESDGIDDVTLLVNSSPSKMMGANLGYNGGGFASVTSSVLCAKASMLLQNVPPAILLRFLREHRSEWADSSIDAYSAAAIKAGPCNLPGVRAGGFGGQVILPLAHTIEHEEFMEVIKLENMGYYRDDMTIPCDVFLLQLCSGVDENAVGTSAELIFAPIDASFSDDAPILPSGFRIIPLDSTSDAASPNRTLDLASALEVGTAGSKAGGENSSHSGSTKSVMTIAFQFAFEVHLQDNIATMARQYVRSIIASVQRVSLALSPSRFGSQNAFHLPPGTPEAQTLARWISSSYRFYLGVELLKSEGSEPILKSLWHHTDAVLCCSLKALPVFTFANQAGLDMLETTLVALQDITLEKIFDDNGKKTLCSEFPQIMQQGFMCIQGGICLSSMGRPVSYERAVAWKVLNEEETAHCICFMFINWSFV